A portion of the Acidisarcina polymorpha genome contains these proteins:
- the tmk gene encoding dTMP kinase, with translation MNSGFFLTFEGLDGSGKTTQLRRLTTWLEAHGEHPLVTRQPGGTKTGDRIRALLLDSKTEGLAPLTELGLMFSDRAQAIAEVIQPALDNGHIVLCDRFTDSTEAYQGGGRELGSEIVLALHQTMCGDLQPDLTILLLPDFEASLERARRRNSRNGEVDENRFEREGNAFYRRVFDKYHEIAAREPVRVVVIDGDQPIEEVHQNVVRLVEAKLSARLKVTAAG, from the coding sequence ATGAATTCAGGATTCTTTCTGACCTTTGAAGGTCTTGATGGCTCGGGGAAGACGACCCAGCTCCGCCGGCTTACTACCTGGCTTGAAGCGCACGGCGAGCATCCACTGGTGACCCGTCAGCCCGGAGGAACCAAGACCGGCGACCGCATCCGCGCGCTGCTGCTCGATTCGAAGACCGAAGGGCTTGCCCCGCTGACCGAGTTAGGTCTGATGTTTTCTGACCGTGCCCAGGCGATCGCCGAAGTCATTCAGCCCGCGCTCGATAATGGGCACATCGTGCTCTGCGACCGCTTTACTGATTCGACCGAAGCCTACCAGGGTGGTGGCCGCGAGCTGGGCAGCGAGATTGTCCTCGCGCTCCATCAAACCATGTGCGGGGATCTGCAGCCCGACCTCACTATCCTCCTGCTGCCCGACTTTGAAGCCTCTCTCGAACGTGCCCGCCGCCGCAACAGCCGCAATGGCGAGGTCGATGAAAACCGCTTCGAACGTGAGGGGAACGCCTTCTACCGCCGGGTATTCGACAAGTATCACGAGATTGCCGCGCGGGAACCTGTGCGTGTGGTGGTAATCGATGGCGACCAGCCCATTGAAGAAGTCCATCAAAACGTCGTAAGACTGGTAGAGGCGAAGCTCTCCGCGAGGCTCAAAGTAACAGCCGCCGGTTGA
- the lspA gene encoding signal peptidase II, producing the protein MSTAALVSSRRTSKLPLLFGLSALIILLDRVTKVWVSNHIELGSARTIIPGVFSISHVLNDGAAFSLFSYSSRPQLVRIMLIAFSIIAALAVFAFLLKLGRQLTATTVALALILGGAIGNVYDRLVYGTVIDFLEVHIILGHWNYHWPDFNVADSAIVCGGILLFLGALRGSSDANV; encoded by the coding sequence ATGAGCACCGCTGCCCTGGTCTCTTCGCGCCGCACCAGCAAGCTGCCGCTGCTCTTCGGACTATCCGCCCTCATCATCCTGCTCGACCGCGTCACGAAGGTCTGGGTTTCGAACCATATCGAGCTGGGAAGCGCGCGCACTATCATCCCCGGCGTCTTCAGCATCTCCCACGTGCTGAACGATGGCGCGGCCTTCAGCCTCTTCTCTTACTCATCGAGACCGCAGCTGGTGCGCATCATGCTGATCGCTTTCTCGATTATCGCCGCACTCGCGGTCTTCGCATTCCTGCTGAAGCTAGGACGCCAGCTTACAGCTACGACCGTCGCACTCGCTCTCATCCTTGGGGGCGCCATCGGCAACGTCTACGACCGCCTGGTCTACGGAACCGTCATCGACTTTCTTGAAGTCCACATCATTCTCGGTCACTGGAACTACCACTGGCCCGACTTCAACGTCGCAGATTCCGCAATCGTCTGCGGAGGGATTCTGCTATTTCTTGGAGCCCTGCGGGGAAGCAGTGATGCGAACGTCTGA